The Candidatus Cloacimonadota bacterium sequence GGGGAAAAGGATTGATCTCCATGCAATATGTCCTCGAAGCCGATTACTACCAAAATTGCAAATACGGCTACCAATCCTGCGGAGACAGCTTTTACAGCATGAAAAACGAGGATGGCATCATCTGCGTCTTGGCGGATGGGTTGGGAAGCGGTGTGAAAGCCAGCGTTTTGGCAACCCTCACCACCACCATGGCAGCCGGCTTCATAAACGCCAAAATGGACATCAAGCGCGTTGCGGAAGTCATCCTTGAAACCCTGCCCGTTTGCTCCTACCGCCACATCGGATACAGCACTTTCACCATCATCGACGCCAAACACGACGGCTTTGTGCGCATCATCGAGCACGATAATCCACACTTTGTACTGCTTAGGAACCAGCAGGTGGTCGCGCTGGAAAAACAGGAAATCCCCATCAAAACCTTCCGTAAAAGCCACCTCTTCTATTCCGAATTCACCATGCAGCCTGAAGACCGTGTGGTTTATTATTCCGACGGCATCAGTCAGGCAGGGATGGGCGTGCCGCATCTGCCTTTGGGTTGGCAGGAAAAAGGCGTGCAGGACTTCATCGTCAGCCAGTTGCGTGAAAACAATTTCATCTCTGCGCGTGAAATTTCCAAACGCGTGGTGATGA is a genomic window containing:
- a CDS encoding SpoIIE family protein phosphatase, which gives rise to MQYVLEADYYQNCKYGYQSCGDSFYSMKNEDGIICVLADGLGSGVKASVLATLTTTMAAGFINAKMDIKRVAEVILETLPVCSYRHIGYSTFTIIDAKHDGFVRIIEHDNPHFVLLRNQQVVALEKQEIPIKTFRKSHLFYSEFTMQPEDRVVYYSDGISQAGMGVPHLPLGWQEKGVQDFIVSQLRENNFISAREISKRVVMMAREYDGNFPADDSTCAALYLRNPRRTLLITGPPYKKAHDPVLAEIAKTFSGKKIICGGTTAAIISRELGIPINVNLKEVRSGGEIPPSADMEGFDLVSEGTITLSRALRALEENVSVDDMPDSPVKRLLRILLDSDIIEFVVGTKINEAHQDPALPKDLEIRRNIMKQFCQILEKNYLKTTRLLFV